One region of Miscanthus floridulus cultivar M001 chromosome 19, ASM1932011v1, whole genome shotgun sequence genomic DNA includes:
- the LOC136528327 gene encoding large ribosomal subunit protein uL23-like — translation MAPKAAPAKKADAKAQALKVAKAVKSGAGKKKTKKIRTSVTFHRPKTLKKARDPKYPRISTTGRNKLDQYQILKYPLTTESAMKKIEDNNTLVFIVDLKADKKKIKAAVKKMYDIQAKKVNTLIRPDGKKKAYVKLTPDYDALDVANKIGII, via the exons ATGGCTCCTAAAG CCGCTCCTGCCAAGAAGGCTGATGCCAAGGCCCAGGCCTTGAAGGTTGCCAAGGCTGTGAAGTCTGGGGCAGGCAAGAAGAAGACCAAGAAGATCCGCACGTCCGTGACATTTCACCGCCCCAAGACCCTGAAGAAGGCCAGGGACCCGAAGTACCCAAGAATCAGCACCACTGGAAGAAACAAGCTTGATCAGTACCAAATCCTCAAGTACCCCCTCACCACAGAATCGGCAATGAAGAAGATTGAAGATAACAACACTCTGGTCTTCATCGTCGACCTCAAGGCagacaagaagaagatcaaggccgcTGTTAAGAAGATGTATGACATTCAGGCAAAGAAGGTCAACACCCTGATCAG GCCTGATGGGAAGAAGAAGGCTTATGTGAAGCTGACGCCTGACTATGATGCTCTTGATGTGGCCAACAAAATCGGCATCATCTAA